A portion of the Bufo gargarizans isolate SCDJY-AF-19 chromosome 7, ASM1485885v1, whole genome shotgun sequence genome contains these proteins:
- the LOC122943221 gene encoding haloacid dehalogenase-like hydrolase domain-containing 5: protein MKGLWPLCRGLRLLRTRGSTRRLHQSGMCMAADEPQSSFQPSFGLLFDIDGVLVRGKTPIPAAKKAFQKLVNSQGQFLVPVVFVTNAGNCLRQTKADQLSDILGVPISQDQVMMSHSPLRIFRQYHNKCVLVSGQGPTLDIAKYLGFSNPITIDSVLESYPFLDMVDHSKRPKILPSAAVNLPKIEAVILFGEPVRWETNLQIIMDVLLTDGHPANPHQPANYPHIPILACNMDLMWMAEAHSPRFGHGIFMVCLENIYKKITGKELKYEALMGKPSEVTYHYAEYLIRTKAAEMQWKNPVQTLYAIGDNLMTDIYGGNLYNRYLQNRNSRKGSKALVQAGSGARVTTVSQEEEAAWESELSYPSATQCKSVLVCTGIYNPHAEVPADPSQSVTETVFHGHRDFRIDPALIEPGHIVPDVNAAVDLIFQLETFVPNSDKRTL from the exons ATGAAGGGGCTATGGCCGCTCTGTCGGGGGCTCCGGCTGCTGAGGACACGTGGATCCACCCGGAGGCTCCACCAGAGCGGGATGTGCATGGCCGCCGACGAGCCGCAG TCAAGCTTCCAGCCATCGTTTGGCCTGCTCTTCGACATTGATGGAGTACTTGTCCGAGGAAAGACCCCGATCCCTGCTGCTAAAAAAGCTTTTCAGAAGTTGGTGAACAGCCAAGGCCAATTCTTGGTGCCCGTCGTATTTGTCACCAATGCTGGAAACTGCCTCCGTCAGACCAAAGCTGATCAGCTGTCAGACATACTGGGCGTGCCG ATTTCTCAGGATCAAGTGATGATGTCGCACAGTCCTCTGCGCATTTTCAGGCAGTATCACAATAAGTGTGTCTTGGTGTCTGGACAAGGACCTACTCTCGATATTGCAAAATA TTTAGGATTTTCGAATCCTATCACAATAGACTCTGTGCTGGAGTCATACCCTTTCCTGGATATGGTGGATCATAGTAAAAGACCTAAAATTCTG CCATCTGCAGCCGTGAATCTTCCCAAAATAGAAG CTGTGATCCTCTTTGGAGAACCTGTTCGATGGGAAACCAACCTTCAGATCATCATGGATGTTCTGCTGACTGACGGTCACCCTGCGAATCCCCATCAGCCTGCCAATTATCCACATATCCCAATTCTGGCCTGTAACATGGACCTGATGTGGATGGCTGAGGCCCACTCGCCCAG GTTCGGCCATGGCATCTTCATGGTTTGTTTAGAGAACATCTATAAGAAGATTACAGGGAAGGAGCTGAAATACGAAGCCTTGATGGGAAAACCCAGTGAGGTGACCTATCACTATGCAGAATACCTCATCCGGACCAAAGCAGCGGAGATGCAGTGGAAGAACCCCGTCCAAACGCTTTATGCAATAGG GGACAATTTAATGACTGATATTTATGGTGGTAACCTCTACAACCGCTACCTTCAGAATAGGAACTCCAGAAAAGGCTCCAAGGCATTGGTGCAAGCTGGCTCTGGAGCGCGAGTAACCACGGTGTCTCAGGAGGAGGAAGCGGCGTGGGAAAGTGAGCTCTCCTATCCCAGCGCGACTCAGTGCAAGTCCGTTCTCGTGTGCACTGGGATCTACAATCCTCATGCCGAAGTGCCTGCCGACCCTTCACAGTCTGTTACTGAAACCGTATTTCACGGCCATCGGGATTTCAGGATCGATCCAGCCTTGATTGAACCTGGGCACATTGTTCCTGATGTGAATGCCGCCGTCGACCTGATCTTCCAACTAGAAACCTTTGTGCCAAACAGTGATAAGAGGACTTTATAA